One window from the genome of Opisthocomus hoazin isolate bOpiHoa1 chromosome 11, bOpiHoa1.hap1, whole genome shotgun sequence encodes:
- the CCDC51 gene encoding mitochondrial potassium channel yields MGPMKYKSSVSSVSCGLQYHRSLIKWSPKMNLHIVRTYCSSAPKRPEAKSAIEVATGLLNRLTEAGTVMGKNSLQKMSAMCKSWWDRYEEFVGINEVREAQGKVTEAENVFMIARGIVREARENVEAQQIKLKEIRDRLDRVSRDDTQYLELATLEHRLLQEEKRYRAAYLNAEESEREKFSLFSAAVRESHEKERTRAEKTKNWSIIGSVLGAIIGVLGSTYVNRVRLQELKVLVLEAQKGPINLQEAIKEQASSYYLQQKDLSDVIADLKNVLQTRTSQEAKEGTLLMKENRNDSIKIDSLLIPLNEQLNYTKQVSSCLGSLQQQLNSLQEGVAQMTSEMQSVKLAVHSRPVERVVPRSSVEGKGQASAVRDVILELCDTEQRLETQIKRSSVYSTAVTCAVFAITLPVLYVILKGN; encoded by the exons ATGGGGCCAATGAAATACAAGTCAAGCGTGTCCTCAGTGTCCTGTGGTCTGCAGTATCACCGTTCATTGATAAAGTGGAGTCCAAAAATGAATTTACACATAGTGCGGACTTACTGCTCATCAGCACCGAAGAGGCCTGAAGCCAAGTCTGCGATAGAAGTGGCCACGGGTCTTCTTAATCGGCTGACAGAAGCTGGTACCGTTATGGGAAAAAACTCCCTGCAAAAAATGTCTGCAATGTGCAAGAGTTGGTGGGATAGATATGAAGAGTTTGTTGGAATTAATGAAGTTCGAGAGGCTCAGGGAAAAGTGACAGAG GCTGAAAATGTCTTTATGATAGCTCGGGGGATAGTACGAGAGGCTCGTGAAAATGTAGAAGCCCAGCAGATCAAACTGAAGGAAATTCGGGACCGCTTAGACAGGGTCTCTCGGGATGACACCCAGTATTTGGAACTGGCTACTCTGGAACACAGGTTGCTGCAG GAAGAAAAGAGGTACCGAGCTGCGTATTTAAATGCAGAAGAATCTGAGAGAGAAAAattctctcttttctctgcagCTGTAAGGGAAAGTCATGAGAAAGAGCGAACAAGAGCTGAAAAAACGAAGAACTGGTCTATTATTGGTTCTGTACTGGGAGCCATTATAGGGGTTCTTGGTTCCACCTATGTTAATCGAGTAAGGCTGCAAGAATTGAAAGTCTTGGTGCTTGAAGCACAGAAGGGCCCAATAAACTTGCAAGAAGCCATCAAAGAGCAGGCCTCCAGCTATTACTTACAGCAGAAGGATCTCAGTGACGTCATAGCAGACCTGAAAAATGTGCTGCAAACAAGGACATCACAGGAAGCAAAAGAAGGCACTTTgttaatgaaagaaaacaggaatGACTCCATAAAAATAGATTCTCTTTTAATTCCTTTAAATGAACAGCTAAATTACACTAAACAAGTCAGTTCGTGTCTAGGGAGTTTACAACAGCAGTTGAACAGTTTGCAGGAAGGTGTAGCGCAGATGACTTCTGAGATGCAGAGTGTTAAACTGGCAGTTCATTCTAGACCTGTGGAAAGAGTGGTGCCAAGGTCCTCAGTGGAGGGTAAGGGCCAGGCTTCTGCCGTGAGAGACGTGATTTTAGAATTGTGTGATACCGAGCAGAGACTGGAAACACAAATCAAGAGAAGTTCTGTTTACAGCACTGCGGTGACATGCGCTGTGTTTGCTATTACGCTGCCAGTACTTTACGTTATACTTAAAGGGAACTGA